In Miscanthus floridulus cultivar M001 chromosome 19, ASM1932011v1, whole genome shotgun sequence, the DNA window atacactattacttttatgcatttgtgtgttactttcatgcatattattatatctatgtgatagtgatatctacgtgattgtgatatatgacatatgtgctctttactttacattatttatatgtcatatcacttgtgttatgctcttttgcctttgcttccgcgtttatactccgatgcaaatgagcgttgttacttgtactcttgcttaattcatattctttgagtacatcgtgttgccttgggtcatataagattgactaacacttttgttattatcgacaaaagcttatatgaaccaagcccgtcaaaaacctcactcttttacatactcaaagtggtattgtcatcaatcaccaaaaagggagagattgaaagcatctagggccctagttgagtttcggtgattaatgacaatacaagattactatgactaatgtgtgttttgcagagacaattaaattaggtcatgataatggagattaattgggcaatcaaggttgtcatgcccctacgatggaaatcgtttcgattttcaaaggatggacgacaaggttaaggatgactagttctaagtgtcgattggagttggagagacatttagagtagtttaggactttgtttttcctttggtcatactattaaggggggtatggacaggtagcttaacctaggtgagtctagtgagttaggtgtagtgcacacttgttaaaactagctctaggtagctcctacgaatgcctaagatccattggagcaaactttattcatatatgttcgagagttggaagtgaatggagggtcaaatgcagaccgaacgctggctctggtgcgatcggacgctggccgcagggtccgatcagttcatttgatcaagagactatgttcggtgcgaccggacgctagagaggtcaagtgaccggacgctcaaaggcaacgtccgatcgactccagtaaggttctagagaagggaatctgcgaccggacacatccggtcagtgctgaccggaccctgagggttcagcgtccggtcgagtacagtaaagttccagtaagggtttaatgtgaccggacgcgtccggtcagtggtgaccggaccctgccagcgtctggtcaacacattatcactggaatgcgggttgaactgaccggagcgtccggtcaacacgaccggagcgtccggtcaccccgcagaaactcataacggttcgtttttcaggctgccttataaatagaagctccactcgtgtgtggatttacttttgctcattccaacagctgagaaacacgtttgtgagtgtcaagaagagcaaggtcctagtgagataattgagatttgagaatccaagagagtagcctcattagtgaatcaagagtagccaagtgtgcatccatcttctcattaggcttagagtggtcaagtgagagttcgtgcttgttactcttggtgatcgccatcacctagacggcttggtggtgattgggagcttggtgatcacccggcggagcttgtgggtgacccaactcaagttgtgagcggctttgggtgattcgccgcgacggagtgtcgaagaatcaacccgtagagagcacttgatccttgcgcggatcaaggggagctacacccttgcacgggtgctccaacgaggactagtgaggagtggcgactctccgatacctcgacaaaacatcgccgcgttcctctctctctatttactttgagtatttactttgagcatttactttgagcaattcaatacttgtctttacattcatagaattgccatgctagagtaagtttggaacataggttgcaagtcctttgtgcgttagagtaatagaaacacttttctaggcataaggggttaattgggctaaccgtaggatttaattattgtaagaaaatttagaattagcccaatttaccctcccttttgggcatcttgatcctttcaggggcGAAAGCGTGGACGACGACGTTTGCGGACATCGTTCCCTTCTTAAAGGCGTCATTTCCTACCTCTTCTCCTACCGTACTAGATGTTGCAGGTGAAAACCGTCCTTAGCGATTGTTCCTTGTTGCTTGGTGTCGCTCAGCAGGACGTGGTCTTCTTGGGTCCTTGTTAGTTGATAGTTGAGTTGTTTAGTTGGATCGTTTTGATCAAGTTGGATGAAGTAGTGGGGTGAGTTGTGATAGTTGTTCAGTTGTTGTACCAAAGTTGCTAGGATGAGTGGTGCACTCTCCTGATTTGTATGGTTTTTGGACCCAGTTTCCGCTCAAAAAACTAGACGAGCATTtgccttttttctttcttcgtctaatagaaatcacggcaaagcttttgccgtcctttctaaaaaaaaggTGCTTAAAGATATAATTATACATATGTATTTCAATAGGAATGGTATGCGTCCATGCATTTAGGGCACGTTTGGCAGGGTTATAGATTCTCGTAGCAACGTTTTGGATCTAGATTATTTCTAATGAATCAGGACTACTTCCTCGAATTGTTTGGCTAGCTCATTGGATTCTTGAAACTGGAACTCGAATCAAGAGAAACCAGTTTTTTTTAATGTTTTTCTCTACTTGTACAAAAACAAAAATCGGTTCCAAGTGATTCTCTCTGAAACATTTATCCCTTCGTGACGTTTGGCAGTGATTCTAATAATTCTGCTCAGCTGAAACTCACTGTCAAACCCATCCTTCGTGTCTACGTGACTGAATGAAAAAGATTTAAAAAATCAAACACACTGTAGCAGCTCAGCAGCTGAGTAGACTTCTCGCTATCTCTCAATTTAAAGGCCCAATATACTCGAGATTTGGCTTTTCTCAATTTTGTCAAATGGCCCAAGCCAAACGTAACGGAACTCCCGTGACATGTAGTAGAAACAAATCAAAGTGTCTTTGGGCTGGCTCTGGAATGGCTGCAACTTCGAGTTATATATAGATAGATCGATTGGAGTAAACTagattatttaaaaaaatatatttatattcgGTCTAAACTATacacaaaataagttatttaaACACTCCCTGTATCCGAAGATTTCTTAAAGCTAGAACTATCAGCTTTTGAACTTGACCTCTACCCACAGAGCATAagtaaaaagaaaaacaaaggtaGGAAAAAATAGTGACGCGGAAATGCTCCTGCGACTGTTATCTTTTCCTTAAAAAACCCAAGTAAGCAGATTCTTTGTTAAAGAAACTAATCACTTGAATAAAATAAGCCGCAGCGGGCTACTGCTTCTTTGACTCCTCTCACAAAttactattttttttaataaattcgGCCTCTAAAAGAGTTTTACACTCAACCATTCATTATTACATTGTTTCGGTCACCAGCTGATGTAGAAAGCTCACAAAAAACGTCAAAAAAACGTCACAAATTACTATTTAAGCAACTGGCTACGGCTTATTTTAAGTGCAACCGAACATCATGATGTTCATCTAGCATTGAACCGTATACGTGGTACAAACATTCCGATAAACTTTTCAAGATGCGATTACCCCTTGGATGAAACAGATACACTGAAGTTGAACTGTTGAAGCAGCTAGCTGCGAATTGTATCGAGATGTTTCACATCCGCTAGTGTTCTCTGCCTTCACACATCAAATTTCCGTTATCTAAGTGCGTGTTTAGTTTGTGAAATTTGGAAAATTGGCTaccgtagtactttcgtttttatttggcaattagtgttcaatcatggactaattaggctcaaaacgttcgtcttgcgatttccaaccaaactgtgcaattagtttttttcatctacatttaatgctccatgcacatatcacaagattcgatgtgatggttactgtaacattttttgaaaaaagtttTGGGAACTAAACGAGCACTAAGCTTAAGCTTCCCGTTGACGATTTGCACTGTCACTTGGAGACCACTTCAACCCTGCTGCGCTTGACCTGCAAATTGGCATATGCAGTGCAGGATGCGTTGCTGAGCTGATTGTTTAGGTGTGAAGTGTCGTCGGACATTAAAAAGTTATTTTGTATTTCCAATGAGACGCGTCAGTAATATGCAACCCCTTGTCCCGTGCCTTCTGCTTCACGTCATCATCATATATTTGGATGAAAATTAAATCTAAGCCTCCAAATCAAGTGCATATAGATGATCAAATTAAACAAGCAAGAAGCAACCTTGTCTCTGACATTCGTTTCAAAAGACATACTGTCACATCACATGAGATGATCAAATTAAACGAGCACAGAGAGATGGAGTGTTTAACGTTAGTTAACAACTTAACCACCAGACGTCAACAGGGGAAAAAGCTAGCGTCAtgttcgcttgactgataagCATAACTGAAAGTACAGTTGACTGATTTaccgtgagagaaaaatattgtttgttggctgaaaaaataatgAATATAGCGTAGCACCTCATGACTGTATATTATATTAGTATGTAATAGTAATGAAGAGTGATCCCACTAACGGTACAAAATCAAGTGCCAGGTGGGGCCAGCACAAACTGGGCCCACTTATCAGGGACAGGCGTTACTGGCACCTCGAGTCAGCAAAGCAAGGACACACGCTTTTTCTGAAAGCAGCAGAGTCCTTTGCCGTTGCCGCCGCCGGCAGCGCTAAAGCGAGTTGCTTCACATGCTACCACCTCTCGGCGTCTTTTATTCAGGTCGCCCCAagacctttttttcttcttccgtTTTTCCACCACAAATTTGCCCCGAATTCGCGCGACATTGGGTTTCCAAACTCAAACCCTCCTCAAATTACGGTCGCCAGCTAACTAATCCAAACGGCGGGGCCCAGTCCGCATTAACAAACCACCCCGCTCCCGCCGCCCCCATCCGCTGCTCCGCTCCGTTACCCTTTTCCCCTCCGATCACGGCGGCAGCTTCCGCGAAGGCCTCCACTAAAAAACCACGCATCTCCTAGTTTTTCTCCTCCGCCTCGAGTCCCGCCACCTCCGAGCGAGCCTGCCCCGCCGCCCCCGGGACCGGGAGCCCCAGTCCCCTAGCTCGCTCGCGCGAAGCTCCCTCTCCTCCCATCCCATGGGCGCGGTGGCGTCGACGGTGGCGGCGCGCTTCGCGTTCTTCCCGCCGACCCCGCCGTCGTACGGGGtggagccgccgccgtcgccggccgcggcggcggcggactcgGAGGTGGTGGAGCTCAGCGGGGTGCCCGTGTCGCGGGGCCGCGGCGTGGAGGCGCGGCGGCTGCCCACGAAGCGCGGCACCGAGGTGGTGGCCATGTACGTGCGCCAGCCCGGGGCGCGCCTCACGCTGCTCTACTCCCACGGCAACGCCGCCGACCTGGGGCAGATGTACGagctcttcgtcgagctcagCGCCCACCTCAACGTCAACCTCATGGGGTATGTATATATGTAACGTGCGCTCTCTAGCCCTCGCCGCGCTTTGCTGCTTCGACTGGACTGTGTAGAGATCCTATCTGTTAATATTACGCTGTGATGCTATGATGTTAGTATTCGGTTGCTTCATTTCATTTGGTAAACAGGAATACATATTTGAGCTCATTTTTGGGACGTTATTTTCGGCATTGGAGGTTTTGTCTGTGCTAGTTTAGAACTCGCGACTTGCCTGTTGGGGTGGCGTGtgcacttgggaattgggatccTACAGTTAATCGTGCAATTCTCGGATCTGTAGCTGCTTTAATTACTTAATTAGATACTTAATGTTGTACAAATCTGGTATGTCATTTGGATTGAAATTGTGATCCAGAATTTACCAAAACTGGCTGGGGGGGAATTTAGTGTCCAAGGTTGTTCGTGTATTATTTGGACTGTGTTTGTGGAAGATAGTCTTAGATTCTGTTGCTAGATTTATTTGTTTGCGAATTCATGTGTTCTTAATTGTTATATAAAGTCGGGAATGTCCCAAGCTGCAACAGTGCAGCTTATCTGGATGTGTGGTTCAGAAAGTTGCGCTATTCTGGTATACAGTAGGTGGATTTCATTGAGGCTGGCAATTGTTTGCTAGTGCATACTTAAGTTGACTGGAAAGTTTGGATGTTGATGTGCTGTACTATTAATTGAGGGGCACGTCTGCTTCATTGTCAGTACTGGAATTGTTTGGGTGTTTCTCGGCCCGTGCGCGAGAAGCTTCTTCTCAATGTAATGCCGTGGGGGCGGTCTTTCCCCTTTGGGtcgattttttttataatttggtTACAATAGTTGTCCATTGATTTTTCTAGATCCAAGTTTTGATATTGTTTTTAATTTTGAACTCTTGCTCATAGCTTTTGTTCAATAGAGATTTGAGTGAATCAGGTTTTACTTAGGGAATTAGGTATTTCTGGTTTGATGGCTATGTTTAATAAAAGTGATGGGATGAGCTGTCGGTTAGAATAACTGAGTTACAGTGGATCTAACACTCTATGACCAATTTGAAATCTTGCAAATGGAGGATTGGTCTGCTCTTTTATCCCACTTAATTTTTCTGATTGGTCATTTTGTTTCTTATTGAATATATGAATTCCATTTATCACCGTATTATTATTTTTATCCTACTTTACCCTTTTTTGTGTATAGGCCTAGCTACAACTTAATATGTAGTTTGACTTTATAATTGGTGGTTGATTGCTAGGCATTATCTATGACTGTTTTAACCTTTCTATTGTGCTCATGATATATTTGCTCCTGATCCTTTCAATTCCTTTAAACTTTGTATTCCTGCTATGCCCCATGTTAGTAACTTCTGATCCGTACATTTTCCTACAGTTATGATTATTCTGGGTATGGACAATCATCTGGGAAGGTATAAATTCAGCTTTTATCTAGGAAAGTACTTTCCTTTTACCCCTCTTCACATGCTATTTTATGAGTTCCAGCTCCCCTTGTGCATGACTGACCAATTTAATCCCATTTGATTCTGCAGCCAAGTGAGCAAAACACTTATGCTGATATAGAAGCTGTTTATAGGTGTCTTATAGAAACATATGGAGCCCCTGAGGAAAACATCATTCTATATGGTCAATCAGTGGGAAGTGGCCCTACTTTGGATTTAGCATCCCATTTGCCTCATTTACGAGCTGTTGTTCTACATAGCCCAATTTCATCTGGTTTAAGAGTGATGTATCCTGTAAAGCATACATATTGGTTTGACATATATAAGGTGATTAATTTACTAGATTCCTTTTAATTTGATCGTATACTTGATCTAATCTCTACTAATTTATTTACAGAACATTGACAAAATTCCTCTGGTCAAGTGTCCTGTATTAGTTATACATGTGAGTATTCCTCTGACAGCAAGTTTTCTTTAATAATGTTTAGTTCCATGTGCGCACATGCATGTGTCTTTATTGCCATTAACTTCTGTCTTGCATGTAGGGATCTAGGGTTCAAGGCTTTTATATATTTGATTTGATGGTTACATACCATTTTCCCACTTTGTTCTTTTCAAACTGTGTTCCGAGTTTCAAGCTTGTTATTATCAATGGTGTATTGGTGTTCTTACATTTTCATTAAGCTCTACACTTGTATGAAGCTCAATGGGGAATGTTCATGCAATTTTATTAAGGTCTACACTTTTGAGGTCAATAAAGTGGCTTACATATTAGGCATTATGTCTGTACCATCATACAATATAGTATTACACTACTTATTCTAGAGTTGTACTACAATACTGTTTTTAGTTTCCAGAATTTAAATCATAAGGTGCCTTTCGCCTTACAAAATCTGTACCAAGTTTCTGCATATAAATTCTGGTTATGGGTGCCATACACAAGGGGTTTTAACCAAGTCATTGAATTATTCCATGTGCAGGGTACAGCTGATGAGGTTGTTGACTGTTCTCATGGGAGGGCACTATGGGAACTATCCAAAGTGAAATATGAGCCTCTGTGGGTCAAAGGAGGGAACCACTGTAATTTGGAACTGTACCCAGAATACATTAAGCACCTGAAAAAATTCGTCAATGCCATTGAGAGATCGCCACCAGTTAAAGATGAATCTCCAGAGAGTTCAGGTCCTTCAGATCCTAGTGAAACAGGATCCGAAAGTGCGGAGAGCTCACAGAGAAGCACCGATATCCGGGACAAACCAAGATCAAGCATTGATCATAGACCTAGCGTTGATCGACGGGAGAAACCTAGGGGAAGTATAGACAGGAGAGATAAAAGCAGAAAGAGCGTTGATCAGCTTGACAAACCACAGGCTAGTGTGGATCAAACTGACAGGCCACGGAAGAGCATCGATCGGTTTGTATATACATTTTATTTTATGCTTTCTACTTTACATTCCCTTGTGGAATTTTGTTGTACTTGTAAGACGTATTCTGTTTCCTGTGTCCTGACTCTTGTAATGCCGTGATGTGACAGCTTTGGGGGGATGATGAGGTCAGTCAAATTGTGCAATATTGACTGTTTCACTGCGGCTTCTGGGAGCTGAAAAGATCGGAAGGTTAGTACTTGGTAGTGCCTCTTAGCCATCTGTATGTATTCCAAATTTTATAATTTGTTATTCAATTGGGTGTTTTTAGTGTGGCTGTTTAAAGGTGTATTGGTCTGAATGAGGGTTTGTATTTCTTTCCACTGAATTGTTTGTTCCTTGAAAGGAAACAGCCATAGTTCTAGACAGGTCTAAGGCGGTGCAACTCGCTATGTTTGTTTGCCTGTACGCGGTAGAGCCTGACTGTGCCAAGAATCTTGTTTGTTTGCCTGTACAAGTGGATACACCTACTCTGCATTTGAGCATATGTAACATTACCACCGTAGCTTCTTCTTCTGTCCTTATTGGCATTACAGCGAACACTTGGCGTGTgacggccacgccgccgccgagcgcGCCCAGGAGCAAGCCGTCGCTGCCGGCCTCCTCCACCGCTGCCCAGGAGCACGCCCAGGAGCTGCGTGGCGGCGGCGCCCAGGAGCACCATGGCTGGGCTGCGCTTCCAAGTGGTCACCGTCGTCGTGGCCCTCGCGGCCGTCAGCTGACGCGTCTTCGAGTTCCGGAAGGCCGCGGCCTCCCGCGGCCACTGCGCTGGCGACCTGCACAGCGTCTCCTCGCCACCGGCGCCTGCGCCAGCGGCCAGCTCGCCACCGGCGGCCTGCGTGCGCCAATCTCATGCGTTGGACGGGCTACCCCTTCGGGATCCGCGTTGGCGTCGACTACACGTCTTCAACCACCTCCAATTCACCGTCCTCGTCGGGATCGGGGCAGGGCTGCCGCATCGGAGCAGGGTAACGTGCCCGCGCTCGACCTTGCCGGCAACCGCCTCACCGATGGGGAGGGGGCCGCGCGGaggagggagatggtggaggcgcAGGAGGAATGGTGGACGGAGGTGAGGAGGATGGCGTGGGCGCACGGAAGCTTCCTGGTGAGCTGCTGGGGAGGAAGGAAGGGGGCGGAGCCGcggggagggaggcggcggcgctgccatggTGAGGTGGGGAGTGCCGGAGGGTGCAACATGGGATTCGGAGGAAGGCGCCGCAGGTGACGGCAATGTCCGCTCTAGCCACCCCGAGCACCCGCTCGGCCCGAGCCCGGGAGGAACGAGTTGAACTGCTTTAACGAGTGTGCGGGCTGGGCTGGGAACCACGTCCAGGTAAACAAACAGCGGCCCACGGGTGCAGTGGCCCGGCTGGGCCAGGCAAACAAACGTGCCCTTTGCCTCTTTGGTGTGAGTACTGAGGGCCTGATTGGTTGCTTACCAAAATTTGTCGCCAAGATTTGGCAAGTCATATTTTTGGCTATTGTTTGGTTTTCTATCAAAACTTGCCAATTCTTCATATTTGGCTTGCTAAATCTATGACAAGATTTTTTACCTAactttggcttgccaaatctttgGCATGTTAAATTTTGGTCGCAAACGACCCTGAGTATGTGCGCACCTGGGGCTCACATGGGCTTTGTGGAATGGGCCCATGGCCTCGATGGATCAAGTTCAGCAGCCTTTGGCATGTTAAGTTTAGGTTGGCTTCAGCCCATCGTTCATCGGCCCTATTCCTTTTCcctaacaaaaaaaaagaagaagtccAATTACCACCCTCCCTCGACTATCACAGTTGTTTGATTTTTCTCCTTGATCTAAAAAATTAGTCTTTTTAAACCCCCTTCACTTTTGAAAACCATTCATTTTTACACTCCGGCGGTTTTGATGGTGGTTTTGCTAATATGGCGTAACATCAAGGGGGTAAATTGGACTAAGCTGAAAGTTCAAGAGGTAAATCGAACTataattatttttataaaaaataataaaaataaaaaaatattcaaatatatttttacatgaaaaataatgcaattaaaaatcctaaaGTTTGgtgaaaattcatagaaaatttatTTTAGCtcagaaaattatgaaacttgttttAGGTTTTCTAAAAGCATGCTCTATGTTATGGTGCCTGGCTTGAAATCGGTTAAATTTTTATGGACTCACTTTATTGCTTATTTGCTAGTAGAAGCTCTCCTTTGTATTATAATTAGTGGATATTGATGATCATCTAAACTACACAAAAGCACCATTGAAGCATCTTCAGGGCTGTAGAGGGCACTGGTCCACTACCCCTAGATAAATTTTCAAAGTAGTTTCGTCAAACTACGTGGCTGCATGCACACTGccgcacatatgcatgcatgtatgcaCCCTTTGTTTAATACATTTAATTAAGTTCTACAAACTAGATTTAATTAAGTTTTAGTGCAATGAGTTATGGGGCGTAATGTCGCAAAAAATCTAGATGGTAGCACATGGGTCATGATATTTGTACAAATAGAATCAAGTGACATGAAAAGCTAGGCACCATagcatagagcatgattttagaaaaaaaaaatctaaaattagTTTCATGATTTTCCAAGCTAAAACAAATCTTCTATGAATTTTCTAACATTAAACCAGGGTGTAGGATTTTAATTGTTATATTTTCATGTAAAATATATTtggatatatttttttattttttaagattttttatatatttttataaaaacatttCTCCTCAAACTTTCAACTTAGTCCGATTTACCTCCTTTGATTTGAACGGTTTTCAAAAGTTTAAGGGTTTAAAACCTGGTTTTGTAGATCAAGAATGAAAATTAGACGAGACTGAGGTAGGTAAATTGAACCTGGTTGTGGTAAAAAAAGTTTAGTTCGTTTCGTGAAATTGCTATGATGTGGGAACTTAGTGCCTTATTGAATGTTGTTGTGTGTAATAACATGTAGTACCTCCGTTCCAAAATAAATAGTTTTCTAGAAATTTTTTAGACAGATGATGTTAACAAAAGACACACCTACCCTCAACTTTTCTCTCTCGAAGGATATCTCCTAAATTTATCTGTTATTGTTTGTATATACCCATAATTAGCTTCCGCATTAGGAAGCAATATCTTATGTTTTCATATAttgctattttttttataaatgttAAACATCAGAAAGTTACTTATGACAgtgtgaaaggttctaatggctagagggggtgaatagcctaatacaaatttctacaacaacacttagcaactcgattagacaattatgaggcgaagcaaatgttgcgctagcctgctaaaaatgcaagccacctaccataattctaatttatatagtttctaaccacacaatggctatgtcactatgctaagttagtgcgctctcaagactaactaaagagccacactaaccaaactaacaagctctcacaactagctacattaaagagcttgataactagtttgcgataatataaagagagtgagcaagatggttataccgtcgtgtcgaggagtgaaccaattaatcacaagaataaatatcaatgaagatcaatcacctcggaatcaaatgataaacacaatgattttttaccgaggttcacttgcttgccgataagctagtcctcgttgtagcgattcactcacttagaggttcacgca includes these proteins:
- the LOC136525261 gene encoding uncharacterized protein; protein product: MGAVASTVAARFAFFPPTPPSYGVEPPPSPAAAAADSEVVELSGVPVSRGRGVEARRLPTKRGTEVVAMYVRQPGARLTLLYSHGNAADLGQMYELFVELSAHLNVNLMGYDYSGYGQSSGKPSEQNTYADIEAVYRCLIETYGAPEENIILYGQSVGSGPTLDLASHLPHLRAVVLHSPISSGLRVMYPVKHTYWFDIYKNIDKIPLVKCPVLVIHGTADEVVDCSHGRALWELSKVKYEPLWVKGGNHCNLELYPEYIKHLKKFVNAIERSPPVKDESPESSGPSDPSETGSESAESSQRSTDIRDKPRSSIDHRPSVDRREKPRGSIDRRDKSRKSVDQLDKPQASVDQTDRPRKSIDRFGGMMRSVKLCNIDCFTAASGS